Below is a genomic region from Castanea sativa cultivar Marrone di Chiusa Pesio chromosome 2, ASM4071231v1.
CTTCGAAGTGCTAACTACATTGGAAGGATTGCCAAATAGGGTACCATCTTAGGGGCTTTTGATACTAAGtacatgcctcgcacctctgttAAGGGTCAAGTTTTGGCAAATCTAGTGACCAAGTTTGCTAAACCTcctatagaagaagaagaagacaagcagaacatggatgaaaaatcagttggcatggtttCCTTGCAAGAGCCTACATCCTAgaaggtgtatgttgatggtgcgtcaaatcaaagaggatcaggAGTGGGACTAGTTATAGTTTattgaaaaatccttaaggCTAAGTTTCTTAGCCACAAATAATGAAGCTGAATATGAGGCCCTATTGGTTGGGATGACTATGGTCCAGAAGATGGGAGGAAAAATAGTGGAGATGTTCTCAAACTCAAGATTGGTTGTTGGCTAAGTGGAAGGAGAATTGGAGGCCATAGATctgagaatgcaagaatacttaaATCAAGTGAGACATTTACAGTCAAAGTTTGAGTCTTTCACCTTAGTGTAAGTCCCTAGAAGCAGAAATAACCATGCTGATTCTCTGGCCACCCTCGCAATATCCTCGATGCAGAGCTTACCTCtagttatccttgttgaagactTGTGCAAGTCTACTGAGATGAAAGGTGACATGGTCCGAGTTCATCAGATCAGGGCGGGATCTAGTTGGATGGACTCCATAGTGCTATTCCTTATAGAAGATATCTTACCTGAGGGAAAGTCCGAAGCGGACAAGGTACGTAGAAAGGCTCATTGATTTTGGCTATTCGAGGACCAAAAGCTGTATAAACGTTCTTTTTTTGGACCGTATCTGCTATGCATACACCTTGAGCCAGTGGAATTGCTTCTAGAAGAgctacatgaagggatttgtggaagccactcAAGAGGCAGATCCTTATCTCACAGAGCCCTTACCCAAGGATACTAGTGGTCGAGCATGCAGAAAGAAGCACAAGAGTATGTGAAGAAATGTAATCAATACCAAAGATTTGCTTTAAATATTCATCAATCAGGAGGTGTCCTAAATCCtctgtccagtccttggccttttactcagtggggcttggatattgtaggacATTTCCCTAAGGCAACAAGAAATAGGTGATGGTTGCTGGTCGGtacagattatttcaccaagtgggttgaagctgaaccATTGTCAAATATCAGGGACTTGGACGCGAAGAGGTtcgtttggaaaaacattgtcacccggtttggaattcctcataccctcatctcggacaatggctttcagtttgatagcaaagcctttagGAGATATTGTTGTGATCTGGGTATTACgaataggtattccaccccgGTGTATCCGCAGGGGAATGGACAGGCTGAGGTTGTCAATAAAGTAATAGTGAATGGGCTTAAGAAGAGATTGGATGACGCGAAGGGAAAATGGGTTGAAGAGTTGCAGCACATCctttggacatatcggactacgtCCCGTAGATCCACATGAGAGACACCATTTTCAATGACTTACAGGGCCAAGGCTGTGATTTTTCTCGAGACCGATTTCCCAACTTAGAGACCGAGCTCTTTCACTTTGAGCAGCAACGATGGATTATTGGAAAGGAGCTTAAATTTGGTTGAAGAACGAAGGGAAAACGCCATGGTTCAATTGGCatattatcagcaaaagctcaAATAAGAATATGACTCAAACGTGAAGTTAAGGCCATTAACGCCAGAGGATATGGTATTAAGAAAGGTTTTAGGTAATGCAAGGAATCCAGCATAGGGAAAATTAGGGCCTAATTGGAAAGGGTCATATTGCATCACATCGGTAGCTAGGATATGGgcatattatcttgaagatctagatgaaaatgttgtaccacgcctctggaatgtaaataatatgcGAAGATATGATTATTAATGATAGTTTTTTCTATTGTATATCATCTATTGCATTACGTGTTACATTCCTTATTtgtataagtatcaaacaaaacatTGGTTATTCCTGGCTCCTCGGACAACATACCTtgagtaaattgatattttttattatttttctaagtgttaaacagaactttagttatatCTAGTTcttcggaccatctactttgggtaaattaatattttcggTTATcttatctaagtatcaaacagaatattggttatgcctggctcctccgaccacataccttgggtaaattgatatttttcatcatctttctaagtgttaaacagaaccttagttatgtctggttcctcggaccatctactttgggtaaattaatacttcaggTCATcttatctaagtatcaaacagaacattggttatgcatggctcctcggaccacataccttgggtaaattgatatttttcatcatttttctaagtgttaaacaaaaccttagttatgtctggttcctcggaccatctactttgagtaaattaatacttcaggTTATCttatctaagtattaaacagaacattgatTATGCTTGgttcctcggatcacataccttggagatttccacaaaaatgacttaaaaaaatggaagttcatgagcatcacttaaaacATTTGTAAGTATGTCAAACATATATGTTATATGGTCAATATTTGATTATTTCCTCAAGGTCATTAAGCTTATTGGGAATGATGTGGATGAATGCTCTGTTGTGATGTATGGATTTTGAAGTTAAAGGTGTGTTTTACTaatgttgtggacttagtaggTTTTAATCTGTTCTGTTGATTAATTAAGAAGGTGTGGTAATTGTATCACCACTTATGCAGATAACCAAATGGGGTCATATCTCATTGTCATGTTAGTTAAGTGTtaagtaaaacaaaaactatacaaagGAAAGACACATGTATCACAATtatgaaagaaatatatatatttttcattgaaCTGTGCCTTAGAAAAAGGCAGTTTACTTATAAAAAGTCTACTtgtattacaaattaaaaaaaaaaacaaaaacaacaaaaacaaaacaaaacagcaAAAGGAGGACCATTCATGAATTCATCTTTATTACGAGTTTGTCCTTTGGAGTCTTGGCAGGCTGGGTGGTTGCTGTTGTTGAGGATGCCACACCTTTGCCCTTCGGATCTTCCTTGGCAGGGATGGGGAAGGTTACCAGAGTCAGCTCATGGCTCTGAGCAGCCACCCCTTCCTTGGAAGAATCCTTGGGTGCATCCGAGGGCTTTGTCATCTCGGAGGGGGCGTTCTTGGGGGCTTCTTGCTCCTTCTCAGGTATGCCAGTTTACTCTGCCCCTTTTTGAGGACTGCTGGGAGGAGGAGGGTCCTTGGTCAGAACCTCTTCAGTAGGGCTTGCAACGGTGAGGGTAGTATCCTCCTGAAAGGCTGAGGAGCCTGGTGCTCGAATTGCAGGGAGTTAGTATACATTTTCTGCCCTCCTTAGTGCAAAGGAGGCCTCAACCCCTACCTGGTTGAGGGTCTCGTTACACACCTGGAGGCAGTACACCCTTCACACCCCCATCACCTTGGACCTAAAGGCCTCCTCAGTATCAGCTACCCCTATGTTGTAGCCATCCTGTTCGGCCTAGTCCTTGGCCTTCTTAGCATCCTCtagctttttcttttgatttcctCCCCAGCAGCAGCAAGGTCCTTCTCAACTTGGCAGAGTTGCTTGCGCTGGGTCTTAGCTTGTCTCTCTGCCCCTTCCAGTGCAGCCTCTGCgctttttctctcattctcgGACTGAGAGAGTTGGGTTTTCAGCTCTTTTAGGCTCTTCTTGGCCATATTGAAGGCCTCAACAGTAGCAATCCTCCTTCCTTCCTCATCCTTGTATTGCCAGTGAGAGTAGTCTACCAGCTCCTCAACCCTAAAAGTGGCTTGGATCGCTTACATATGAAACACAGCAAGTAAGTAAAggcaaagtaaaaaatataataataaatatagtaaaaaatataataataaatataataataataataataataataataataataataataataataataatcataataatcataataatcataataatcataatcataatcataataataataattataaaaatcataagaataattataaaaaatgataataataaaaaaatgataataataataataaaaaatgataataataataataaatgataataaaaataaaaataataaaaataataataaatgataataataataataaatcataataataataaaaaatcataataataataaaaataaaaataaaaataaaaataatgataataataataataataataaatgaataaataataagCATCAGACTTAGCTTACCTTGGTGAGGTCTCTCTTCAGACCTAGAAACACCTCGTGCTTCCTCAGGGTCCTCAGCTAGGTCATGTCGTTGGGTAGTAGCAAAGCTTATTCTATAGCATCTGCTACGTACCCGGCCTTCCTTTGCTGAGGGTCCCTAATGGAGGAGTTTGCAAGGAAAGGGGACTCATCCAACACCAAGGGGGGATTCTAATTTGGTACCCTGGTGCGAAGGTCACGTTCTCTTTCTCCAAGTACCACATCAGTCTGTGACCTGGTTTGGGTAGTCTTAGCTACCTTGACCCCTCTTTGAGGCTCAGTTTCCTTGGAGGAAACATCCCTGCCTTTTTCTACCATGTCCTTCCCCCTCTAGTCCCTTTTCCTATTTTTGTCTGCAGCTTCCTGCTGAATATCATGGGAAGTAGGGAGAGGAAGGAGTTTAGCTTGACTGGCAGCCTTGGGCGCCTTACTCCCAACTTGGGACTCCATCATTTCCATCAGGCTGCCCCTGGGTTTGCGTTGTATTCCCATCACCTTAAGAATGCTTGTGTCTCCTTGAGCGCTGCTTGCTTGGGCGGAGGGAAGGTGATAGGGCTCGTGGGTCTGAGGCTCTGAAGGCTGAGGCTGGTCGAAGACGACAAACTCGTCCTTAGAATTAGTCACTTCAaccacttctttttatttttcttcttcttcctttctcccTTTGAAGTGGATAGCTGTGAGGGGGTTGCTACGTCCTCGGCTTTGTATTGAAGAAAGGGTTCTACCTTCAATACACCTTGTGGTCCCGAACCTAGGTTGAGGAAACTAGGGACGAGGACGTTGATTAAGGGCAGGCATGGGTCTTTCGCTTTTATTACATTCGTTATTGATTGGAAGCTGGATGAGATCGAGGTGTAATCGAGTATCAAGTGCACTGCACGTAGCTGATCGTCTGTATGGACAAACACCTCAGCTTGGAGTATTCGGTCTAGACTTTGCTTGTTGACGAGGCTTATGTTCGGTTCGATTCTGCGGCGTGCTTATTAGGAAAAccattaagaaaataaaaattgtcaataaTAGAATAGCACCAACAAGGAAAGATAAATACAGAGTAtggcaaagaaaaacaaaagactaATTTGAAACTGTAAACCTAAGCCTATACCCCCACCTGGTTTCCCTTCTCTTGTTGGACAAGGGAGGCCATCGTGCCACTCCCCGGAGATGATTAGAAAGTCTTTATTCATGTCTTTATTTGAATTAGGGAGGCAAGAAATGAGTCTAAACTCGAGGTACCTAGTTTTTAGGTAATATCCCTGCCCTTTTAAGTGATGGAGGTTATAGACCCAATTGACGTCGTGATGGGTAAGACTTAAGCCCATTTTCTCATTAAAGGCGTCTACGCAACCTACAATTTTAAACATGATTGGGGCACATTGGGTAGAAGCTAATCTATAAGCCCTAAGGTAATCCCTAGTGACCATGCCTATGGGGATTCTCATCCCTCCCTCTATAAAGATAATCATTGGGATTACTACTTCTCCCTCCTGCCTTTTCTCGTGCCATTCCCCTTCCTTACATTATCTAATCGAGACTCCTGGTGGAATCCTATATGTGGCTTTAAAGCTCTCTATATTTTCCTTAGAGTCTACCAAACAAGCGAATCTACCCATGggtgaagaaagaaagaaagaaaatactgGGTTGGGGAAAGAAGATTGGGGGTGCCAAGGAGAAAAAGAGATTGTGTAAAGCAAAGTAGAAAGAAAAGCAAGCAAAAAGGGAAGAAAGGACTTACATGTAGaaagaaactctcctcggactaGCTCTTGATATTTATGAGTGCAAAAGTGAAGGAAAGGAAGCGTTCAAACGATATTTGTATCAAGCAGGAAGATAAGCGAGAAAATTCCTGCTCGAAGTTCAAGAAAATCCCTAGCCGTTGATCTGTATTGCGCCGTAGAACGTGGGAAGTATGGAGCCGCAAAAATTTAATGAAGGCACGTCTCGGATGCTGAAGCGTCAAGAGCGTGCGTTGGGCAGTTAAAAATGTATTTACTCAGATAGGACTAATATAAGGTGAGATTAGGATAATTGGGGTAATTTCGAAATCCCCATTTTTCTCATGAGGAGTTTGAACGGAGGatttcgaggggctattgtagggataaTAGGCCCAATAGTGTATATTGGGCTGAGGGCCCAGTTCGAGGATGCCTAATTGTTCGAGGACGGGATAAGCGTCATTAGGTCAGCTttgatgaataaagaaagaagtcaAGTTACAATGGTCCGAAGAGAGGTCCGAGGAGAGATGTCTCCTCGGCTGAACGAAGCAGAGGTCAGAAGGCGCAGGCTACCACCCAGAAGCAACATTCTAGGAGATTCTGTAGGTAAGGATATACATAGTGAGAGCACAAGACAAGGAAatgctatgaaatatctaagagaaagctgctaccaccgcattgaatgctctgcagctaactctctggccgcattaatgaggaagtgatacctgagcagcagtgttcagccttacagctacttccAAAGGTTTCAGGAAggtgctaatgggacaagtatccagaccaacaatctgatccatacgtggagggtagagagaggaagaaggatggtataaaagggagaaaagaCTCTTAAGATAAAGGAATTGGAGAAAAAGGAGGGAAAAACACTGTAAACtaaagaacaatatttgtaatttgtCATTAAGTAAAATATATAGAAGAACCAACCTCCTCGAATTGAGTCCGTGGACGATTTTCCTTAGATaaaattgtttcatttttattctaTTGTCATTTTGGCCCACTACAATTGATATACAAACTCATTAGAacttagatttcaaactcactctctacaaattcattatattgggctctttgggcctatcccCTTCCTCTTTTGGGCTTAGATACAAATTGTGTCCCAACAATAATTATGTACAGTTTTTGAATAATTGTgtatattgaatatattttttttaaattttattttaatttaatatacaaAACTGGAAATTTGAGTATttctttgaaagtttttttttatttttaaaaaagaacttAATTACTCCATCTAAGTTTAACATGCCTTCAATTTTGCctttaaagttttgtttttattttccccACTTTTAAAGGTCTAAAAAATCAGTTAATCATAAATAACATAACtaattatataaatagaaaaagaattagAGAATTCGTTCAAACTCAATATTGGGAGTTCTTTACATAGCATAGGTCACAAACGACGTCGGTTCTGCGTGTTCTTTGTCAAAAAACCATAAACCTCTTTTCAATAACTCAAGAGGGTTTTAGTTAAAATCCCTTCCcagctccattttttttttcagtttttctaCTACTTGTGGAGTTCAAAAATTCAGCCAGGCACAGAAGTCATTGCTTCTACACAATTAAACAGGTGCGTTTTTCAATACCCATGTTTAATTGTCTCTGCAAAACCATTCTAAATGGTGAGAAACACATTACTAGTAGATCTCCAACACCAATTCACAAACTGGGTTTTCTTCAAAACCCATCTTTATCTTTGAAATACTACGTCTCCAGCACTTCAAATCAGCAACCATTTGCTGTCTCTTACCTCATAAACTCACTTGGGTTCACACCAGAAGCTGCTTTATCAGCTTCCAAATATGTTCATTTCGAAATCCCTGAAAAAGCAGATGCTGTGGTTAAATTTTTGAAGAACCATGGGTTCTCTCAAACCCAGATCTCGAACCTTGTTAGAAGACGCCCAGTACTGCTCAAATGTAATCCTGAGAAAACCCTTTTGCCCAAAATGGAATTCTTTTCCTCTAAAGGGATTCCAAGTCCTGACCTTGCAAAAATGTTTACTGGGTTCCCTGATCTTTTTAGAATAAGCTTGGAGAAACGAATTATCCCTTCCTTTGATTTGTTTAAAAGCTTGCTTCAGTCTGAGGATAAGACTCTTCAAGCTTTACAACGTTATTCGGGTATGTTAACATATTATCTTGAAACTAATGTGGTGCCCAATATTAATACATTGAGAGAGAGCGGAATGCCCGAGTCAATTATTATTTCTATACTTACAAGACAGCCAAGAGCATTCAGGGCTCGTCCTGTTCAGTTTAGAGAAGCTGTGGAGGAAGTAAAAGAAATGGGATTTAATCCTTCGACGATGAAGTTTGCCACAGCAGTGCATGCTGTGCGGTCAATGACCAAATCGACATGGGAAAGGAAGCTCAATGTTTATAAGAAATGGGGTTGGACTGAGCATGAGGTTTCTATGGCATTTAGAAGCCATCCATGGTGTATGACGGTGTCTGAGGAAAAGCTTACGAGGGTAATGGATTTTCTTGTTGACAAGATGGGTATGGAGTCTTCCCTCATTAAGAAACACTCAATACTTGTTTCTTTGAGCTTGGAAAATAGATTGATTCCTAGGGGTTTGGTTCTTCAAGTTTTGCTATCAAAAGGTTTGGTGAAGAAGAATTTTAAAATGCATGCGTATTTTGAGTGCCCTGAAAAGACATTTTTGCAGAAGTTTGTTATGCTTCATGAGGAGGAGGCTTCTGAGCTCTTGAAGCTATACAAGGGATCATTGGATtcttcaaaatgaaaagagaataGCCTTGTTAAATTACTTGCTTTAGTTGAGCTCCAAGATTGCAAATAACccatattacttttttattggtaatgtgagttatcttttatttgtttgaacaTTGTAGCTCGAGTTCAAAAATGCATAATCATCTGCTAGTCTATTTTGATCTGTTCTTGCTTAATAAATGGGCATAATTCTGCAAATAGTTCCATGGCtgaaattttgtaactaaaatataatttatctGTGGAACTTTTGTCACAGAAATTTAATTGCTTTCATTTTGTTGCTATAAAAAAGACATCTAGCTCCCTGATACATGCTCTTTGTATGCAATTGTATTACTGGATGGTGTTGTAATGTCAGTGCATACAATTTTGAGACTGATATTGCCAGTTCAAGTTGGTTACACTGAGTATATATTGAAACTATGGTGAAGTCTCATAATAATGTGTGCATTCCAAGATACCTAACAATtttctgtttaacatgtttgtGAGCAAATTTTCTCAGTACTTGCagaatttttatgttattttgattTGCAGAGCTCTCATATGGCGTCTATCTGGAATGCACTGCATGTTCAGATGGCAACAAGAAATAGCAGCAGAAAGTACATGGATTTCTTTGGTTCTacagaataaaaaagaaaatgcaaaagtACTTGCTTTA
It encodes:
- the LOC142623945 gene encoding uncharacterized protein LOC142623945, encoding MFNCLCKTILNGEKHITSRSPTPIHKLGFLQNPSLSLKYYVSSTSNQQPFAVSYLINSLGFTPEAALSASKYVHFEIPEKADAVVKFLKNHGFSQTQISNLVRRRPVLLKCNPEKTLLPKMEFFSSKGIPSPDLAKMFTGFPDLFRISLEKRIIPSFDLFKSLLQSEDKTLQALQRYSGMLTYYLETNVVPNINTLRESGMPESIIISILTRQPRAFRARPVQFREAVEEVKEMGFNPSTMKFATAVHAVRSMTKSTWERKLNVYKKWGWTEHEVSMAFRSHPWCMTVSEEKLTRVMDFLVDKMGMESSLIKKHSILVSLSLENRLIPRGLVLQVLLSKGLVKKNFKMHAYFECPEKTFLQKFVMLHEEEASELLKLYKGSLDSSK